A region of the Amycolatopsis sp. cg13 genome:
GGTCCTGATCAACCACGGCGGCACCGAAATGGGTCAGGGCCTGCACACGAAGATGCTGCAGGTGGCCGCGACCGCGCTGGGTGTGCCGCCGGAGAAGGTGCGCCTCGCCCCGACCCGGACCGACAAGGTGCCGAACACCTCGGCCACCGCGGCGAGTTCGGGCGCGGACCTCAACGGCGGCGCGGTCAAGAACGCCTGCGAGCAGATCCGCGACCGGCTTATCCCGGTCGCGGCGGGCAAGCTCGGTGTGCCGGAAAGCGACGTCCGGATCGTCCGCGGTGCCGCGCGCACTCCGTCCGGCGAGGAAATCGGCTGGGACGAACTCGTGCACGCGGCCTACTTCGACCGGGTGCACCTGTCGGCCGCCGGGTACTACCGGACCGAGGGCCTGAGCTGGGATTCCGCCACGATGAGCGGCACCCCGTTCAAGTATTTCGCCTACGGCGCGGCGCTGGCCGAGGTCGAGGTGGACGACTTCACCGGCGCGTACCGGACGCGGCGGGTCGACATCGTGCACGACGTCGGCGACAGCCTGTCCCCGTTGATCGACATCGGCCAGATCGAGGGCGGCTTCGTGCAGGGCATGGGCTGGCTGACGCTGGAAGACCTGCGCTGGGACGAATCCGACCGGCCCTCGCGCGGACGGCTCGCGACCCAGGCGGCGAGCACGTACAAGCTGCCGAGCTTTTCGGAGATGCCGGAGGAATTCAACGTCACGCTGCTGACCGACGCCGCGGAAGAAGGCGCGGTCTACGGGTCGAAGGCGGTCGGCGAACCGCCGTTGATGCTGGCCTTCGCGGTGCGGGAAGCGCTGCGGCAGGCGGTCGCCGCGTTCGGCGAGCCCGGGCACAGCGTCGACCTGGCTTCCCCGGCGACGCCGGAGGCCGTGTTCTGGGCGATCGACCGCGCCGTCACGGCCGCTCCGGTGGTCGAGGCGCCGGTACCGGACCTGGTGGGCCAGCCATGAACTGGATCAGCGCGGTGCAGCACCTGCGGGACGCGGGGCTGCCGGGCGTGCTCGTCACGGTGACGTCCTCGCGCGGGCACACCCCACGCGAGGGCGGCGCGAAAATGGTGGTCGGCCCTTCGGAAACCCACGGCACGATCGGCGGCGGCAACGCCGAGGCCGTCGCGATCGAGCGGGCCCGGGAACTGTTGCGGGACAACGCGACCGCGCCGGAGCTGCAGACGCTTTCGTTGTCCGACAAGGCTCCTTACCAGCATGGCGTGCAATGCTGCGGAGGGACGATGACGCTGCTGTTCGAACCGCTGCCGGTGCGTCCGGCGGTGGCGGTCTTCGGGGTCGGGCACGTCGGCCTGGAGCTGGCGCGGGTGCTCGCCCGGCACGAGGTTTCGCTGCATCTGATCGACAGCCGGCCGGCGCAGCTGACCGAGGAACGATTGGCTGTGCTCGACGACGCAGTGGCGAGCGTGCACGTCCACCAGGTCCCGCTGCTGCCGGAAACGGTGCTGTCGGAGCTGCCCGCGGGCACGCACGCGCTGATCATGACGCACGACCACGCCGAAGACATCGCGCTGTGCGACGCGGCTCTGCGCAGCGGGACGTGCGGGTCGATCGGGCTGATCGGGTCCGCCGGGAAGTGGTCGCGGTTCCGGAAGCGGCTGACCGACCTCGGCCACGACGAGGCGGCGCTGTCCCGGATCACGACGCCGATCGGGCTGCCGGACCTGACCGGCAAGGAACCGGCGGTGATCGCGGTGAGCGTCGCGGCGGCGTTGCTGCAGAAGTTCCAGGCGCGCGTCCGGCCGGGTGCGCTTCAGCCGTAAATCGCTTGCCTGCCCCCGGGAGCGCGACTGGGATACGGTTGAG
Encoded here:
- the xdhC gene encoding xanthine dehydrogenase accessory protein XdhC, with amino-acid sequence MNWISAVQHLRDAGLPGVLVTVTSSRGHTPREGGAKMVVGPSETHGTIGGGNAEAVAIERARELLRDNATAPELQTLSLSDKAPYQHGVQCCGGTMTLLFEPLPVRPAVAVFGVGHVGLELARVLARHEVSLHLIDSRPAQLTEERLAVLDDAVASVHVHQVPLLPETVLSELPAGTHALIMTHDHAEDIALCDAALRSGTCGSIGLIGSAGKWSRFRKRLTDLGHDEAALSRITTPIGLPDLTGKEPAVIAVSVAAALLQKFQARVRPGALQP